A window of Pseudomonas monteilii contains these coding sequences:
- a CDS encoding beta-ketoadipyl CoA thiolase (catalyzes the thiolytic cleavage of beta-ketoadipyl-CoA to succinate and acetyl-CoA), with translation MRDVFICDAIRTPIGRYGGALASVRADDLAAVPLKALIERNPSVDWAQLDEVFLGCANQAGEDNRNVARMALLLAGLPESVPGVTLNRLCASGMEAIGTAFRAIASGEMELAIAGGVESMSRAPFVMGKAESGYARAQQLEDTTIGWRFINPAMRAAHGVDSMPQTADNVAEDHHVSRADQDAFALRSQQRAAAAQAAGFFAEEIVPVRVVHKKSETWVEHDEHPRGDTTLEALARLKPVNGPDKTVTAGNASGVNDGAAAMILASAEAVQRHGLTPRARVLGMASAGVAPRVMGIGPVPAVTKLVGRLGLAVTDFDVIELNEAFASQGLAVLRGLGLADDASQVNPNGGAIALGHPLGMSGARLVMTALHQLEKSGGRKGLTTLCVGVGQGLALAIERV, from the coding sequence ATGCGCGATGTCTTCATTTGCGATGCGATACGAACCCCCATCGGCCGCTACGGCGGCGCCCTGGCCAGCGTGCGTGCCGACGACCTGGCTGCGGTACCGCTCAAGGCGTTGATCGAACGCAACCCTTCTGTGGACTGGGCGCAGCTCGACGAAGTCTTTCTCGGCTGTGCGAACCAGGCAGGGGAGGACAATCGTAACGTGGCGCGCATGGCCTTGCTGTTGGCGGGGTTGCCCGAGTCGGTGCCTGGGGTGACGCTCAATCGCCTGTGCGCTTCCGGCATGGAAGCCATCGGCACGGCATTTCGTGCCATTGCCAGCGGCGAAATGGAACTGGCCATCGCCGGTGGGGTGGAGTCCATGTCGCGGGCACCGTTCGTCATGGGTAAGGCCGAGAGCGGTTACGCCCGTGCGCAGCAGCTCGAGGACACCACCATCGGCTGGCGCTTCATCAACCCGGCAATGCGCGCGGCGCATGGGGTCGACTCGATGCCGCAGACGGCCGACAACGTCGCCGAGGACCACCATGTTTCCCGTGCCGACCAGGATGCCTTCGCCTTGCGCAGCCAGCAGCGCGCGGCCGCCGCCCAAGCGGCCGGTTTCTTCGCCGAAGAAATCGTGCCCGTGCGCGTGGTGCACAAGAAGAGCGAAACGTGGGTCGAGCATGACGAGCACCCACGGGGCGACACTACGCTCGAGGCGTTGGCACGGCTCAAGCCGGTCAATGGGCCTGACAAGACCGTCACGGCGGGCAACGCTTCAGGCGTCAATGATGGCGCCGCCGCGATGATTCTGGCGTCGGCCGAAGCCGTACAACGCCATGGGTTGACCCCACGGGCCCGGGTGTTGGGCATGGCCAGCGCGGGCGTAGCGCCGCGGGTGATGGGCATCGGCCCGGTGCCGGCGGTGACCAAGCTGGTGGGTCGGTTGGGGCTGGCCGTCACGGACTTCGACGTCATCGAACTCAACGAAGCGTTCGCCAGCCAGGGCCTGGCTGTGCTGCGCGGCTTGGGCCTGGCGGACGACGCTTCCCAGGTGAACCCCAACGGTGGCGCCATCGCCCTGGGCCATCCGCTGGGCATGAGCGGGGCACGGCTGGTCATGACGGCCCTGCATCAGTTGG